The following proteins come from a genomic window of Sesamum indicum cultivar Zhongzhi No. 13 linkage group LG10, S_indicum_v1.0, whole genome shotgun sequence:
- the LOC105172709 gene encoding O-acyltransferase WSD1 isoform X2 codes for MEEAMERDQPLTPAGRLFLQPLMNQVINCAVVVEFPFDDVEAFKAELRSSILLQHPRFCSLMVTDSFGREHWRKTQVDVDRHVIVRHQPLSDDIHISDDDAVNDFVADLSVSSPLPTDKPLWEIHLLLAHKTVLFRVHHALGDGISLMSMLLSCCRRVDDPSQPPTIGGVGAASSSPRRRAWSVSTLVKVVWYTLIYILEFSLRALCLRDKTTAVSGGDGVELWPRRLASARFRLDDMKIVKRAVADATINDVLFGVISCGLSRYLDIKSPKAMPEGLRITGVAMVNLRPQAGLQEIWKLINSKSGSRWGNKFGMLLLPVYYHSGGSDPLQFVKRAKTMIDKKKLSLEAPFSYKVGDLVMSLFGPKLASILNYRIVCNTTFTISNVVGPREEISMAGNPVKNIRTTSSSLPHALTMHMVSYAGVADLQILVAKDIIPDPKVLADCFQNALLEMKEAAEAATKS; via the exons atggAGGAGGCTATGGAGAGAGATCAACCGCTAACCCCCGCCGGCCGCCTCTTCCTGCAGCCGCTAATGAACCAAGTTATTAATTGCGCCGTCGTTGTCGAGTTTCCGTTCGACGATGTCGAAGCTTTTAAAGCTGAACTTCGAAGCTCAATATTGCTCCAGCACCCCAGATTTTGCAGTCTCATGGTGACAGACTCCTTCGGCCGCGAACACTGGCGCAAGACCCAAGTCGACGTTGACCGCCACGTCATTGTCCGCCACCAACCCCTTTCCGACGATATTCATATCTCCGACGACGACGCCGTTAACGATTTTGTAGCTGATCTATCCGTCTCCTCGCCCCTCCCCACTGACAAACCTCTCTGGGAGATTCACCTACTCCTGGCGCATAAAACCGTGCTTTTCCGAGTGCACCACGCGCTCGGGGACGGGATTTCGTTAATGTCGATGCTGCTATCGTGTTGCAGAAGAGTTGATGATCCGTCGCAACCGCCTACTATTGGTGGCGTCGGTGCGGCCTCGTCCTCGCCGAGGAGGAGGGCGTGGAGTGTGTCGACGTTGGTGAAGGTGGTTTGgtatactttaatttatattctgGAGTTCTCACTGAGGGCACTGTGTCTGAGGGATAAGACCACAGCCGTGAGCGGCGGCGACGGGGTGGAGCTCTGGCCACGGAGGCTGGCCTCGGCGAGATTCCGGCTCGACGATATGAAGATAGTCAAGCGAGCAGTTGCAGACGCG ACCATAAATGATGTTCTTTTTGGGGTAATCTCATGCGGGCTCTCGAGGTACTTGGACATCAAATCCCCGAAAG CTATGCCGGAGGGGCTCCGGATCACTGGTGTTGCCATGGTGAATTTGAGACCACAAGCAGGACTGCAG GAAATATGGAAGCTGATAAATAGCAAGTCCGGAAGCCGTTGGGGCAACAAATTCGGGATGCTTCTCTTACCTGTTTATTATCATAGCGGTGGTTCGGATCCACTCCAGTTTGTGAAGAGAGCCAAGACGATGATCGACAAGAAAAAGCTTTCACTTGAGGCCCCTTTCTCGTACAAAGTCGGGGACTTAGTCATGTCCCTTTTCGGGCCAAAG CTTGCTAGCATTCTCAATTACCGGATAGTTTGTAATACAACCTTCACTATATCGAATGTCGTTGGCCCCCGTGAGGAGATCTCAATGGCAGGCAACCCTGTAAAGAACATTAGGACAACTTCAAGCAGCCTACCACAT GCACTCACAATGCACATGGTGAGTTATGCAGGAGTCGCCGACCTGCAGATCCTTGTGGCCAAAGACATAATCCCCGACCCAAAAGTTCTAGCCGACTGTTTCCAAAATGCCTTGCTTGAAATGAAGGAAGCCGCAGAGGCCGCCACCAAATCGTGA
- the LOC105172709 gene encoding O-acyltransferase WSD1 isoform X1, translating to MEEAMERDQPLTPAGRLFLQPLMNQVINCAVVVEFPFDDVEAFKAELRSSILLQHPRFCSLMVTDSFGREHWRKTQVDVDRHVIVRHQPLSDDIHISDDDAVNDFVADLSVSSPLPTDKPLWEIHLLLAHKTVLFRVHHALGDGISLMSMLLSCCRRVDDPSQPPTIGGVGAASSSPRRRAWSVSTLVKVVWYTLIYILEFSLRALCLRDKTTAVSGGDGVELWPRRLASARFRLDDMKIVKRAVADATINDVLFGVISCGLSRYLDIKSPKGKAMPEGLRITGVAMVNLRPQAGLQEIWKLINSKSGSRWGNKFGMLLLPVYYHSGGSDPLQFVKRAKTMIDKKKLSLEAPFSYKVGDLVMSLFGPKLASILNYRIVCNTTFTISNVVGPREEISMAGNPVKNIRTTSSSLPHALTMHMVSYAGVADLQILVAKDIIPDPKVLADCFQNALLEMKEAAEAATKS from the exons atggAGGAGGCTATGGAGAGAGATCAACCGCTAACCCCCGCCGGCCGCCTCTTCCTGCAGCCGCTAATGAACCAAGTTATTAATTGCGCCGTCGTTGTCGAGTTTCCGTTCGACGATGTCGAAGCTTTTAAAGCTGAACTTCGAAGCTCAATATTGCTCCAGCACCCCAGATTTTGCAGTCTCATGGTGACAGACTCCTTCGGCCGCGAACACTGGCGCAAGACCCAAGTCGACGTTGACCGCCACGTCATTGTCCGCCACCAACCCCTTTCCGACGATATTCATATCTCCGACGACGACGCCGTTAACGATTTTGTAGCTGATCTATCCGTCTCCTCGCCCCTCCCCACTGACAAACCTCTCTGGGAGATTCACCTACTCCTGGCGCATAAAACCGTGCTTTTCCGAGTGCACCACGCGCTCGGGGACGGGATTTCGTTAATGTCGATGCTGCTATCGTGTTGCAGAAGAGTTGATGATCCGTCGCAACCGCCTACTATTGGTGGCGTCGGTGCGGCCTCGTCCTCGCCGAGGAGGAGGGCGTGGAGTGTGTCGACGTTGGTGAAGGTGGTTTGgtatactttaatttatattctgGAGTTCTCACTGAGGGCACTGTGTCTGAGGGATAAGACCACAGCCGTGAGCGGCGGCGACGGGGTGGAGCTCTGGCCACGGAGGCTGGCCTCGGCGAGATTCCGGCTCGACGATATGAAGATAGTCAAGCGAGCAGTTGCAGACGCG ACCATAAATGATGTTCTTTTTGGGGTAATCTCATGCGGGCTCTCGAGGTACTTGGACATCAAATCCCCGAAAGGTAAAG CTATGCCGGAGGGGCTCCGGATCACTGGTGTTGCCATGGTGAATTTGAGACCACAAGCAGGACTGCAG GAAATATGGAAGCTGATAAATAGCAAGTCCGGAAGCCGTTGGGGCAACAAATTCGGGATGCTTCTCTTACCTGTTTATTATCATAGCGGTGGTTCGGATCCACTCCAGTTTGTGAAGAGAGCCAAGACGATGATCGACAAGAAAAAGCTTTCACTTGAGGCCCCTTTCTCGTACAAAGTCGGGGACTTAGTCATGTCCCTTTTCGGGCCAAAG CTTGCTAGCATTCTCAATTACCGGATAGTTTGTAATACAACCTTCACTATATCGAATGTCGTTGGCCCCCGTGAGGAGATCTCAATGGCAGGCAACCCTGTAAAGAACATTAGGACAACTTCAAGCAGCCTACCACAT GCACTCACAATGCACATGGTGAGTTATGCAGGAGTCGCCGACCTGCAGATCCTTGTGGCCAAAGACATAATCCCCGACCCAAAAGTTCTAGCCGACTGTTTCCAAAATGCCTTGCTTGAAATGAAGGAAGCCGCAGAGGCCGCCACCAAATCGTGA
- the LOC105172713 gene encoding transcription factor bHLH95-like, with product MLVAMAEGLWDDQSWSFPILEGDESGGKMLMDTGNSEAAAKDVEAPPPAAAKGKKRSQPGGGDGESDDHELHIWTERERRKKMRNMFASLHSLIPHLPARADKSTIVDEAVLYIKKLELTLSELERQKAQILKGKSSANPTVCDLPIITQQNLAIQSREAFLAEQGSTPVAVANPSSLNPLFPAGPELPAATFRTWTSPNVILNVCGWDAHISISSPKKPGLFTPIFFVLEKYKLEVVSAQVSSARDRRMCMIHARANGGAEQFPETMCLVEEVFKQAAVEIMLWVNS from the exons ATGTTAGTAGCTATGGCTGAAGGACTGTGGGACGACCAGTCGTGGTCATTCCCAATTCTTGAAGGTGATGAAAGCGGCGGAAAGATGTTGATGGACACCGGCAACTCAGAGGCCGCGGCCAAGGATGTGGAAGCGCCGCCACCAGCAGCAGCCAAGGGGAAGAAGAGGAGCCAGCCCGGCGGTGGTGATGGTGAGTCTGATGATCATGAGCTGCATATATGgactgagagagagaggaggaagaagatgaggaACATGTTCGCTAGTCTTCACTCTTTGATCCCCCACCTCCCTGCAAGG GCAGACAAGTCCACCATAGTTGATGAAGCAGTACTGTACATCAAGAAACTGGAGCTAACTCTTTCAGAGCTTGAGAGGCAGAAGGCTCAAATCCTCAAAGGCAAATCGAGTGCTAATCCTACCGTCTGTGATCTCCCCATAATCACACAGCAGAACCTCGCAATTCAATCAAGGGAGGCGTTTCTAGCCGAGCAGGGATCCACACCTGTAGCTGTAGCAAACCCCAGCAGTTTAAACCCACTGTTTCCGGCCGGCCCTGAACTCCCTGCAGCCACTTTCAGGACATGGACTTCTCCTAATGTGATACTCAATGTATGTGGGTGGGATGCCCACATCAGCATTTCCAGCCCGAAAAAGCCCGGCCTGTTCACCCCCATTTTCTTTGTGTTGGAGAAGTACAAGCTTGAGGTGGTTTCGGCTCAGGTCTCGTCGGCCCGCGATAGACGCATGTGCATGATTCATGCCCGT GCAAATGGAGGTGCAGAGCAGTTCCCAGAGACAATGTGTCTAGTGGAAGAAGTATTCAAGCAGGCTGCAGTGGAGATCATGCTGTGGGTCAATTCCTAA
- the LOC105172712 gene encoding caffeoyl-CoA O-methyltransferase, with amino-acid sequence MAENVESKENQAGRHQEVGHKSLLQSDALYQYILETSVYPREPEAMKELREITAKHPWNIMTTSADEGQFLNMLLKLMNAKNTMEIGVYTGYSLLATALALPHDAKILAMDINRENYELGLPVIQKAGVAHKIHFKEGPALPLLDQMIQDGKYHGTFDFIFVDADKDNYLNYHKRLIDLVKIGGVIGYDNTLWNGSVVAPPDAPMRKYVRYYRDFVLELNKALAADPRIEICQLPVGDGITLCRRAS; translated from the exons atggcAGAAAATGTTGAATCAAAGGAAAATCAAGCGGGCAGGCATCAGGAGGTTGGCCACAAGAGCCTTCTCCAAAGCGATGCCCTCTACCAG TATATACTTGAAACGAGTGTGTATCCAAGGGAGCCAGAGGCCATGAAAGAGCTAAGAGAAATAACTGCAAAGCATCCATG GAATATAATGACGACGTCGGCTGATGAGGGGCAGTTCTTGAACATGCTGTTGAAGCTGATGAACGCCAAAAACACGATGGAGATTGGGGTATACACTGGCTACTCTCTCTTGGCCACCGCACTCGCCCTCCCCCACGATGCCAAG ATACTGGCAATGGACATTAACAGGGAGAACTACGAGTTGGGTCTGCCCGTCATCCAGAAGGCTGGCGTCGCCCACAAAATTCACTTCAAAGAAGGTCCTGCTTTGCCCCTTCTTGATCAAATGATTCAAGAT GGAAAGTATCACGGAACATTCGACTTCATATTTGTGGATGCTGACAAGGACAATTACCTCAACTACCACAAAAGGCTCATCGATTTGGTTAAGATTGGTGGTGTGATCGGCTACGACAACACCCTGTGGAACGGCTCTGTGGTGGCCCCACCAGATGCCCCAATGAGGAAGTATGTAAGGTACTACAGGGACTTTGTGCTGGAGCTCAATAAGGCTCTTGCAGCTGATCCAAGGATTGAGATCTGCCAGCTCCCCGTTGGCGATGGAATTACTTTGTGCCGCCGCGCCAGCTGA
- the LOC105172707 gene encoding polyadenylate-binding protein 2-like → METGSNAAAQTAAQSVTALYIGDLDASVTEEELSRLFGQVGDVVSVKICTNPTTERPLEYGYVNYSNPQDAAKAIEDLNFTPLNGKCIRVAYSNRDASVRKSGTGNIFVKNLDKEVDHKALYNLFSPYGNIISSKVETDASGQSKGYGFVHYDNEEAARNAIQHRNGAVLFGKELYVGPFVNKQDRETSDKTKFTNVFVKNLFELTTEEDLKITFGEFGSITSVAVMRDEYGNSKCFGFVNFENAEDAAKSVEVLNGQIFNGKEWYVARAQKKYERERELKLRQEQIAKEAHEKSLGLNNLYIKNLDDTIDNDKLKELFSPFGTVTSCKIMCDAKGLSKGSGFVAFSTSQEASKAISEMNGKMVHSKPLYVAIAEKKEARRARLQAIFSNMRPNTVVPAVTHMPIYPLGGPGIGQQLPYGRAPHAILPPVPGFGYQQQFIPGVRPPGTVMPNVLLPIIQHGPHSPRYSGRRPGSDALQQTQPPVPLMHHQMLLRGNTYHLPLGYGLPNVSGQGSTTGMLPIAQENSYWPMHERRPHGPVPVGTLASALANALPSEQRTMLGESLYPLVEQLEHEMAAKVTGMLLEMDQTEVLHLLESPESLRAKVGEAMEVLKNAPQRHASSTANQLASLVLSE, encoded by the exons ATGGAGACCGGGTCGAATGCCGCGGCACAGACGGCGGCGCAGTCTGTGACGGCGCTGTATATCGGAGACCTTGATGCGAGCGTGACGGAGGAAGAACTGAGTCGTCTCTTCGGTCAGGTAGGCGATGTGGTCTCCGTCAAAATATGCACGAATCCAACTACCGAGCGTCCACTTGAATATGGTTATGTCAACTACAGCAATCCCCAAGACG CTGCAAAAGCCATTGAGGATTTGAACTTCACTCCTCTAAATGGAAAATGTATTAGGGTTGCATATTCTAATCGAGACGCAAGTGTACGTAAAAGTGGTACAGGGAACATATTTGTTAAG AATTTGGATAAAGAGGTTGACCACAAAGCACTATACAATTTGTTTTCTCCATATGGGAACATTATTTCGTCAAAAGTTGAAACTGATGCTTCGGGTCAGTCAAAGGGCTATGGTTTTGTGCATTATGACAATGAGGAAGCCGCACGGAATGCTATTCAGCACCGAAATGGTGCAGTGCTGTTTGGCAAAGAATTGTACGTAGGACCTTTTGTTAATAAGCAAGATAGGGAGACGTCTGACAAGACTAAGTTTACCAACGTATTTGTTAAGAATCTTTTTGAATTGACAACCGAAGAAGATTTGAAGATCACATTTGGTGAATTTGGATCAATCACTAGTGTAGCAGTGATGCGAGATGAGTATGGAAATTCCAAATGCTTTGGGTTTGTCAACTTTGAGAATGCAGAGGATGCTGCAAAGTCAGTTGAAGTACTTAATGGCCAAATATTCAATGGCAAGGAATGGTATGTGGCAAGAGcacaaaagaaatatgaaagaGAACGAGAACTAAAGCTTCGCCAGGAGCAGATTGCAAAGGAGGCACATGAAAAATCATTAGGCCTCAACAATCtctacataaaaaatttagatgacaCGATTGACAATGACAAGCTCAAGGAATTGTTCTCTCCATTTGGTACTGTAACATCATGCAAG ATTATGTGTGATGCAAAAGGATTAAGTAAAGGATCAGGCTTTGTTGCGTTCTCCACAAGCCAAGAGGCTTCAAAAGCA ATTTCAGAAATGAATGGAAAGATGGTTCACAGCAAGCCCCTTTATGTTGCCATTGCAGAAAAAAAGGAAGCTAGAAGAGCACGGTTACAG GCTATTTTTTCCAATATGCGACCAAATACAGTTGTACCTGCAGTCACTCATATGCCTATTTACCCTCTTGGTGGGCCGGGCATAGGCCAACAACTCCCCTATGGGCGTGCTCCACATGCTATTCTTCCTCCAGTG CCCGGATTTGGATATCAACAGCAATTTATTCCTGGTGTGAGGCCACCTGGAACTGTCATGCCAAATGTCTTGTTGCCTATTATTCAACATGGACCCCATAGTCCACGTTATAGTGGCAGACGTCCCGGTTCTGATGCTTTGCAGCAGACCCAACCCCCAGTTCCGCTCATGCATCATCAG ATGCTTTTAAGGGGCAATACATATCATCTCCCTCTTGGATATGGGCTGCCTAATGTTTCTGGGCAAGGTAGTACTACAGGCATGCTTCCCATCGCTCAGGAAAATAGCTACTGGCCAATGCATGAAAGGAGACCTCATGGTCCGGTTCCAGTTGGAACTCTGGCCTCTGCACTTGCAAATGCTTTGCCTTCTGAGCAGAGGACG ATGTTGGGTGAAAGTTTGTATCCTCTGGTAGAACAGCTGGAGCATGAGATGGCGGCTAAGGTGACGGGCATGCTCCTGGAAATGGATCAAACAGAGGTTTTGCATTTGCTGGAGTCACCAGAATCTCTTAGGGCTAAAGTAGGGGAGGCTATGGAAGTCCTAAAAAATGCACCTCAGAGACATGCCAGTAGCACCGCTAATCAATTGGCTTCACTCGTTTTGAGTGAAtga
- the LOC105172710 gene encoding 40S ribosomal protein S16-like translates to MAAATTESVQCFGRKKTAVAVTHCKRGRGLIKINGVPIELVQPEILRYKAFEPILLLGRHRFAGVDMRIRVKGGGHTSQIYAIRQSIAKALVAFYQKYVDEQSKKEIKDILVRYDRTLLVADPRRCEPKKFGGRGARARFQKSYR, encoded by the coding sequence ATGGCTGCGGCGACAACTGAATCGGTTCAATGCTTTGGTCGTAAGAAAACGGCTGTGGCCGTAACTCACTGCAAGCGCGGCCGAGGACTGATCAAGATCAATGGAGTTCCAATCGAGCTCGTCCAACCAGAAATCCTCCGCTACAAGGCTTTTGAGCCCATCCTCCTCCTCGGCCGCCACCGTTTCGCTGGCGTCGACATGCGTATCCGCGTGAAAGGAGGCGGTCACACCTCGCAGATCTATGCCATCCGTCAGTCCATTGCCAAAGCACTCGTCGCCTTTTACCAGAAGTACGTTGATGAGCAGTCCAAGAAGGAGATCAAGGATATCCTTGTGAGGTACGATAGGACTTTGCTGGTGGCTGACCCGAGGCGCTGTGAGCCAAAGAAGTTTGGAGGACGTGGTGCTCGTGCGAGGTTCCAGAAATCCTACCGTTGA
- the LOC105172708 gene encoding LOW QUALITY PROTEIN: probable E3 ubiquitin ligase SUD1 (The sequence of the model RefSeq protein was modified relative to this genomic sequence to represent the inferred CDS: inserted 1 base in 1 codon), with protein sequence MEIGPATETPEEVEASSSSSAADEPSSAGSSPGASSCGSNDNIPGDISNRMSKYELLDEDEEEDVCRICRNPGDAENPLRYPCACSGSIKFVHQDCLLQWLNHSNARQCEVCKHPFSFSPVYADNAPARLPFQEFIIGIAMKACHVLQFFVRLSFVLSVWLLIIPFITFWIWRLAFVRSFGEAQRLFLSHLSTTVILTDCLHGFLLSASIVFIFLGATSLRDYFRHLRELGGQDADREDEGDRNGARAARRQAAQANRNIVVDGNGEDGGAQGVVVAGQMIRRNAENVAARWEMQAARLEAHVEQMFDGLDDADGAEDVPFDELVGMQGPVFHLVENAFTVLASNMIFLGVVIFVPFSLGRVILYYLSWLLSSATSPVLSAVVPLTESALSLANITLKNALTAVVNLTSDNHENLKVNTTAQTEDFSNISSIIAADLLKVQSAGASRLSDATTLAVGYIFIFSLVIFYLGIITLIRYSRGEPLTMGRFYGVASFAETIPSLFRQFVAAMRHLMTMIKVAFLLVIELGVFPLMCGWWLDVCTIRMFGKSISQRVEFFSVSPLASSLVHWIVGIVYMLQISIFVSLLRGVLRNGVLYFLRDPADPNYNPFRDLIDDPVHKHARRVLLSVAVYGSLIVMLVYLPVKLAMRMAPSIFPLDISISDPFTXADMLLFQICIPFAIEHFKLRHTLKSLLRYWFTAVGWTLGLTDFLLPKLEEENANGDIGRQDRGHAQAGGQEQALALEDVNRPRYVPEDTNSGEEFDGDEPADSDRWAFVLRIVILLVMAWMTLLVFNSALIVVPISLGRGLFNSMPLLPITHGIKCNDLYAFVIGSYAVWTASAGARYCAEFVRTRRTRLLLHQIWKWCGIIVKSSALLSIWIFVIPVLIGLLFELLVIVPMRVPVDESPVFLLYQDWALGLIFLKIWTRLVMLDHMMPLIDESWRIKFERVREDGFSRLQGLWVLREIVSPIIMKLLTALCVPYVLARGIFPILGYPLVVNSAVYRFAWLGCLFFSLLYFCAKRFHVWFTNLHNSIRDDRYLIGRRLHNYGENLARQDDSGAALENQDSIGNDTDVNQNNQEAANVGLRQRNVLRQDA encoded by the exons ATGGAGATCGGACCGGCGACGGAGACGCCGGAGGAGGTGGAGGCGTCCTCCTCCTCTTCGGCGGCGGATGAGCCATCGTCTGCGGGTTCTTCTCCTGGAGCGAGCAGTTGTGGCAGCAATGATAATATTCCTGGTGATATTAGTAATAGGATGAGCAAGTATGAGTTGTTGGATGAAGACGAGGAGGAAGATGTTTGCCGGATCTGTCGGAACCCTGGAGACGCTGAAAATCCTCTGCGGTACCCCTGCGCATGCAGCGGCAGCATCAAGTTTGTTCATCAGGATTGTCTTCTCCAGTGGCTCAATCACAGCAATGCTCGCCAATGCGAG GTCTGCAAAcatcctttttccttttccccgGTTTATGCTGATAATGCGCCAGCAAGGCTTCCTTTTCAGGAGTTCATCATCGGGATAGCTATGAAAGCCTGCCATGTCCTGCAATTTTTTGTACGCCTCAGTTTCGTACTTTCTGTTTGGCTGCTCATTATCCCTTTTATCACCTTTTGGATTTGGCGATTGGCATTTGTTAGAAGTTTTGGTGAAGCCCAAAGACTGTTCCTCAGTCACTTGTCTACAACTGTCATTCTAACTGACTGTCTACATGGATTTCTTCTCTCGGCTAGCATTGTGTTCATTTTTCTTGGGGCAACTTCACTCAGAGATTATTTTAGACATTTACGAGAACTTGGAGGACAGGATGCTGACAGAGAAGATGAAGGAGATAGAAATGGAGCTCGTGCTGCAAGAAGACAAGCTGCTCAAGCCAATAGGAACATTGTTGTTGATGGGAATGGTGAAGATGGAGGAGCACAAGGAGTTGTTGTTGCTGGGCAGATGATCCGAAGGAATGCTGAAAATGTTGCAGCTCGGTGGGAGATGCAGGCAGCTCGTCTTGAAGCCCATGTTGAACAGATGTTTGATGGTCTGGACGATGCTGATGGTGCTGAGGATGTACCTTTTGATGAACTGGTTGGCATGCAGGGACCTGTATTTCATCTAGTTGAAAATGCATTCACG GTTCTTGCAAGCAATATGATATTCCTTGGAGTTGTAATCTTTGTGCCCTTCTCATTAGGACGTGTTATACTATATTATCTTTCATGGCTTTTGTCCTCTGCTACAAGTCCAGTGTTATCTGCAGTTGTTCCACTGACCGAGTCTGCACTTTCCTTGGCCAATATAACACTGAAAAATGCATTGACTGCTGTTGTAAATTTGACATCTGACAACCATGAGAATCTGAAAGTAAATACAACTGCACAAACTGAGGATTTCAGCAACATAAGCTCTATAATTGCAGCAGACCTCTTGAAAGTCCAGTCGGCTGGGGCATCACGACTCTCTGATGCTACCACTCTTGCTGTTggttatattttcatattttcactAGTTATCTTCTACCTTGGGATTATTACCTTAATTCGGTATTCTAGAGGAGAGCCTTTGACAATGGGGAGGTTCTATGGTGTTGCTTCATTTGCAGAAACTATTCCATCGCTCTTTAGGCAGTTTGTGGCTGCAATGAGACATCTGATGACTATGATAAAGGTTGCTTTCCTTCTGGTTATTGAACTTGGTGTTTTTCCTCTGATGTGTGGTTGGTGGCTTGATGTTTGTACTATAAGGATGTTTGGGAAGTCAATTTCACAGAGAGTTGAGTTCTTCTCTGTTTCACCACTGGCAAGCTCCTTGGTTCATTGGATTGTAGGAATTGTTTACATGCTGCAAATAAGTATCTTCGTCAGCCTTCTTCGAGGG GTGCTACGCAATGGGGTTCTCTATTTTCTTCGAGATCCTGCTGATCCTAATTACAACCCCTTCCGCGATCTAATCGATGATCCTGTGCACAAGCATGCTCGTAGAGTTTTGTTGTCTGTTGCTGTTTACGGTAGTTTGATTGTGATGCTGGTATATTTGCCAGTTAAACTTGCAATGCGGATGGCTCCTTCCATTTTTCCCCTGGATATTTC CATATCCGACCCATTTA GTGCTGACATGCTTCTCTTTCAAATATGCATTCCATTTGCTATCGAGCATTTTAAACTACGACATACTCTCAAATCCCTACTCCGGTATTGGTTCACTGCTGTTGGCTGGACACTTGGTCTAACAGATTTTCTACTCCCCAAACTGGAGGAGGAGAATGCAAATGGAGATATAGGTAGACAGGACAGAGGGCATGCACAGGCAGGTGGACAGGAACAAGCCCTAGCTCTTGAAGATGTAAACAGACCAAGGTATGTGCCTGAAGATACCAATTCGGGCGAGGAGTTTGACGGTGATGAACCAGCTGATTCAGA CCGGTGGGCTTTTGTACTACGCATCGTGATATTGTTGGTGATGGCTTGGATGACACTTCTTGTCTTCAACTCTGCATTAATAGTTGTGCCCATTTCACTTGGGCGGGGACTCTTCAATTCCATGCCACTTCTCCCAATAACTCATGGCATCAAGTGCAATG ATTTGTATGCTTTTGTCATTGGAAGCTATGCCGTTTGGACTGCCTCAGCTGGAGCACGGTATTGTGCTGAGTTTGTGAGAACAAGGAGAACGAGGTTATTGCTCCACCAGATCTGGAAATGGTGTGGCATTATTGTCAAGAGTTCTGCACTGTTGTCAATATGG ATTTTTGTTATTCCTGTGCTAATCGGGCTGCTGTTCGAACTTCTCGTAATTGTGCCTATGCGGGTTCCTGTGGATGAAAGCCCAGTTTTCCTTCTGTATCAGGATTGGGCACTAGGACTAATCTTTCTGAAGATCTGGACCAGATTG GTTATGTTGGATCACATGATGCCACTGATTGACGAGAGCTGGCGTATAAAATTCGAAAGGGTGAGGGAAGATGGTTTCTCGAGGCTCCAAGGTCTTTGGGTGCTGCGTGAGATTGTTTCCCCAATAATTATGAAGCTGCTTACTGCATTATGTGTTCCCTATGTTTTAGCTAGAGGGATCTTCCCAATATTGGGGTACCCATTAGTTGTCAACTCGGCTGTCTATCGATTTGCCTGGTTGGGATGTCTGTTCTTCAGCCTACTGTATTTCTGTGCCAAGCGTTTCCATGTCTGGTTCACCAATCTCCACAATTCCATCCGCGATGATCGGTATTTGATTGGTCGTAGACTCCATAACTACGGAGAGAACTTAGCCAGACAGGATGATTCCGGTGCTGCCCTGGAAAACCAAGATTCCATCGGAAACGACACTGATGTGAATCAAAATAATCAGGAAGCTGCCAATGTAGGGTTGAGACAGAGGAATGTTCTTCGCCAAGATGCTTAA